One genomic segment of Misgurnus anguillicaudatus chromosome 25, ASM2758022v2, whole genome shotgun sequence includes these proteins:
- the LOC141362059 gene encoding uncharacterized protein, whose protein sequence is MHLLIYAFLLYGEEGLLKPDHTHQTTPEKVSDLKTAMAHSSLSSHREKTQSKQLRQIDALMKKSNQKKDGNPARYRLKSTTDNLDQSKSYRKIIFGERDTDKAHNIILMLGETGSGKTTLINTMINYICDVKRKHKVWFEITDDQNDPESVYSQTSDVTVYGVYIQETSVDLTIIDTPGYGDTRGAHYDREIAETLLRLCTSEDVISEINAVCFVMKADQNRLSERQHYIFDAVQSLFGKDIAENIVLLFTHSTGVRPKNALTAVKEAEVKCAVDEMNQPIYFLFNNCQEETFDEEEQTIQDQAWNLSFRGMTEFFKFLDMIRPKTLEMTQDVLNKRRELEANISNLQSRVNIIDIKQNELKQTQNAVVKNKQDVTRNKNFQYEVQVCYKEKVNIDPAVAKKATCCTVCEENCHYPGCWWITYLSWCFMMKSGHCTVCTNKCHHNKHIKEDKIYKTKTRVEKRTYEDLKKKYEDKIGDGESLVNKLEEELQQLEQEKIRLVIEAFNCVKSLEMIALNTYSLFTLQHMEFLIEKMKEIKEPEKAKALEDIKGEVGWKKGLTDNFKKLMIK, encoded by the exons ATGCATCTTCTGATCTACGCTTTTTTGTTATATGGAGAGGAAGGACTATTGAAACCAGATCACACT CATCAGACAACTCCTGAAAAAGTCTCGGATCTGAAAACAGCCATGGCACATTCTTCATTATCATCACACAG AGAAAAGACTCAGTCAAAACAATTGCGGCAAATTGATGCACTCATGAAGAAAAGCAACCAAAAGAAAGATGGAAATCCTGCTCGATATCGTCTGAAATCAACAACAGATAATCTGGATCAATCAAAGTCATACAGAAAAATCATCTTTGGTGAGAGAGACACAGATAAAGCTCATAATATCATACTGATGTTGGGAGAAACAGGCAGTGGAAAAACAACTCTCATCAATACTATGATCAACTACATCTGTGATgttaagagaaaacacaaagtTTGGTTTGAGATCACAGACGATCAGAATGACCCAGAATCAGTTTACAGTCAGACCTCTGATGTGACTGTCTATGGTGTTTATATACAAGAGACTTCAGTTGATTTAACAATCATTGATACACCAGGATATGGAGACACTCGTGGAGCTCACTATGATCGTGAGATTGCAGAGACTTTATTACGTTTATGTACATCTGAAGATGTGATCAGTGAAATCAATGCAGTGTGTTTTGTGATGAAGGCAGATCAAAATCGACTCTCTGAGAGACAACACTACATATTTGATGCTGTTCAGTCTTTATTTGGTAAAGATATTGCTGAAAACATTGTGTTACTCTTCACACACTCAACTGGTGTTCGCCCTAAAAATGCCCTGACAGCCGTCAAAGAAGCTGAAGTCAAGTGTGCTGTAGATGAGATGAATCAGCCGATCTATTTTCTGTTTAACAACTGTCAGGAAGAAACATTTGATGAAGAAGAACAAACAATCCAGGATCAAGCATGGAATCTCAGTTTTAGAGGAATGACAGAGTTTTTCAAGTTTCTTGACATGATACGACCAAAAACCTTGGAGATGACTCAAGATGTGCTAAATAAACGAAGGGAGTTGGAAGCAAACATCTCCAATCTCCAATCTCGTGTTAACATTATTGACATAAAACAAAATGAACTGAAACAAACTCAGAATGCTGTGGTAAAAAACAAGCAAGATGTCACAAGAAATAAGAACTTTCAGTATGAAGTTCAAGTGTGCTACAAAGAGAAGGTCAACATTGATCCTGCTGTAGCTAAGAAGGCAACGTGCTGCACCGTCTGTGAGGAGAACTGTCACTATCCTGGATGCTGGTGGATTACCTATCTCTCATGGTGTTTTATGATGAAAAGTGGTCACTGCACAGTGTGCACAAATAAATGCCACCACAACAAACACATCAAAgaagacaaaatatataaaacaaagaCAAGAGTCGAGAAGAGGACTTATGAAGATTTAAAGAAGAAATATGAAGACAAAATTGGGGATGGTGAGTCTTTAGTCAACAAGTTGGAGGAAGAACTACAACAATTAGAGCAAGAGAAAATCAGGCTGGTGATTGAAGCTTTTAACTGTGTGAAGTCTCTGGAGATGATCGCACTCAACACATATTCTCTGTTCACACTTCAGCACATGGAGTTTCTCATTGAGAAGATGAAAGAAATCAAAGAGCCTGAAAAAGCTAAAGCTCTGGAAGACATCAAGGGCGAAGTGGGATGGAAGAAAGGACTAACTgacaattttaaaaaattgatgataaaataa